A region of the Haematobia irritans isolate KBUSLIRL chromosome 5, ASM5000362v1, whole genome shotgun sequence genome:
tttgtcaaaattttatttgtatagaaaattttctcaaaactttatttctgtagaaaattttgtcaaaattttgtttctatgggaaattttgtcaaaattttgtttctatgggaaattttgtcaaaattttgtttctatacaaaattttatttctatagaatttttttgcataattttatttctataaaaaattttgtcaaaattttatttctatggaaaattatgtgaaaagaaaaagaaaatttttgtaaaattctattgctatagaaaatgtttgcaaaattttatttccatagaaaatttttacaaaattttatttctatagaaaatttttgcaaaattttatttctataagaaattttgtcaacattttatttctatagaaaattatgtcaaaattttacttctataggaaatttttacaatattttatttctatagaaaatttttgtaaaattgtattgctatagaaaatttttgcaaaattttatttgtatagaaaattttgtcaaaattttatttctataagaaattttgtcaaaattttatttctatggaaaattatgtcaaaattttatttctataggaattttttgcaattttttttctataggaaatttttgcaaaaatttatttctatagaaaattttctcaaaattttatttctatgaaaaactttatgaaaatttaatttctatgatttttaaagatattgactttatatataatttattcaaatacaaaaaacattattttaccatttttactaaaaattagCTATTTATTACTTTGTATAGATTTCGATAAAAGTGGCCACTATATTTGCACATATTTACTTAGTAAACAATATCGATTAACATATGGCCTAATTTAAAGGATATACAAAAATCAATCGATAATTCcatacaaagaaaatatttaatgttagTTAATatcatgaaaaaatatttaatagaatattaaaattaaacaaacaaaaataataaaataaaaagtattcataacaaaatgaaatgaaaacaaaactcaCCCACAAATACCAAAAAGAGTTAAAagaatttatgtaaattttattaaaaaaaaaataaaaactaaaaaataatatattactttttattgttattaattgaaGAACAACAAGcagaagaacaaaaacaaactttGTTATGTTTTcacaatgaaataaaacaaacataataatttttaccTCATCGTTTTTACAATTCAAAtacaagaaaaaacaaaaacacttaaaTTATATAAACAGATTAAAAGCAATTCTaagaaaaaatagtaaaataaatattattaaattatacatatgaaaaactgacttaaaaataatcaattacACATCTGGGAAATTGTTTAACTATTGTGAAGATTAATtccttaaacaaaacaaaaactaaagtgGCATTCACATTGAATAGTAAAGGCCAGTACAAGATTTTGGATACGATAATTAATCGTGAATGGTCCAACAATTTTCCTAATTAGATGTTCAGTCAAACACATGGTTTGTTCAAATTCTTGGATATCTTATAAAgggatatttataaaaaaaaaaaaaaaaaacaactaaatgaCATATATTTCAACTTCCGATCAGACTGGGAGtgcttttaattttcaatatatataagTTTAAAATTATTGTTGTAAGATATAAggcattttatatttgtattttttccaaatttaaaattttgcaaggtgttattattttccacaattttatttgaaatagtaAGTATCGCAAAATAGTTTGTTTAATtgtaatgtaatttatttttatatgtattaACAATTTCAATCTTTTACATGAAACTCCAAAATTTCTAGAACAAATTATGTTCGTCTGGACATTTCGTAAAGCGTTGGTACATAGTACCATACCATTCATTTTTATCACATTAACATCATCATACATATTgtacttaaattaaaattaacatttatataaataagaaCTATAGAGAATGAattattactaaaattttcaaaagtatatacatatatattatataaaaatttaaatgaagcatttttcttttttatttaaaataattcagTGATCTATGATATTAACAAGTAAATCaatataatacaaataataataataaaaataataataacaatactaTGAAAtatacacatatacatacatatattataataattatatacatacattaattataaataaagccataaaatcaacaaaaataaaaactattacaattattttgttgtaccttgtttttgtaatatttcgtttttttatttttaaatttataaagcaaaaaaagaaACCCATATTTACAAAATTGGAAGGGCAATTTGAATTGTTGCTACTCTTGTTAATAAATAGAAAGGAGAACGGAATGCTCGATGGGTACCACAAAGTAAGAAAGCATTAGTAAAATTTAACGGAATAAGaattaaaatgtattaaaaataaaaaagctacAAGTAAGCCGTGAATATGTGAATTTTAGTATGAAGTGGTTATCAAACCCTTAAACATGATGATTATTGAAACCCAAAAACATATTCATTATATAAAtgtcattataaaaaaatatgttctttAAAACTGCCTACAAATAAAAgtaatatatttcaaaataaatatctttagttttattaaaaaaaaaaaaacaaatacataccTTCATTATGCGTCGTCCAgaatataagtttttccggacggcatgtctgtgtttgtaaagaatcttacagtgtggccaatcgatacgaattgtccgcgatgactaaataatcggcaaatgtgttatcgatcccataaacatgtagcagtatcgattatgccttcggacttaacttatagtgTGACCAATATCTGAGCatttgttcgacacgagcactgtcgtccggataaacttatagtctggacaGCGCATTAAACACGGTCTTTGTACAACCACCATGGAACTATTAAAGGTAGTGCATTATATCAGCTGCTCACCGCTGATTAATGAATAATTCATTCAAATATCgatctaataaaaatattattccctCATATTTAAATCGCCTTTTAAATGAagctattttaattttaaaggaaGGTATATTAAAGGAAGGTTCTGAAGAAACTCTAAAAGAAAAGTGTCTGACAGGTTAATGAATGTAAACAGGTTGAACAATGAAATCATGGATGTGGCGTGGTTTGGATGTTTTATCCCCCGCATTTTATTAGATGTTGTTGGGTGAGGAGGGTGAAGTGTTGTCTCACCGAAATCATTTTGGCCTCGTGTTGCAGAGGCTGTTCTGGTGTCTTAGAATGACCTCCAGTGGCAATCCGCAACGCAGTATTTTGCACCGTTTGAAGATTTCTCCATTGGATATCGGAATATGCTGGGAGTCCAAACGGGGGCTGCGTTATCGATAAGGGACGACCAATAGACTCATAGGTCTTTTGTATCGTCTCTTTATCTTATCCCCAGGTGCTACCTGCTAATGCCTTTAGGATCTTTTTTCTACTCCCAACGTTCTTAGCTACCATTTCCGCCTGTTTACCAAGGAGGCCACGTATGTGGATATCGAGTTCCAGGTTCACTTAATTGGTCCACGATGTAAAACTGGTCGCTGTCGATTTAGGGACAAAAAGAGTCAGATTCCTCTTGACAAAGAAGTCCCTAAGTGTAGAGAGATAATCATCAATACTCACCTGAAGCTCCCTTATGTCTCTGCCTGATGGCAGTACACCATCATGAGGTACGCCTTGTTTCTTCCTCCTAGGTCTTTTTCTCTGAATTCCACATAGGATAGACTGACAGCCATATAGTTCGCCAACCATCTCTTAGGATTATTAGGAAGGATGGTTCCCATAACATCCCCTAAGAGTGTTGTGGTTCACTGTATCAAACGCCTTAGACAAGTCCAATGCTACGAGAATCGAACGTTTATGTGCCCTCTTACTATTCAATCCCTCTGCAATGTTGGCTGTTAATACACACAAGGCAGTGGTCATACTCTTGCCCGAGTGGAAACCATGCTGATGTTCTGCCAACATTAGATGTTCTGTGATGTAGGGCAGTAGAATAGCTTCCAGAATCTTCGTAATGGGGAAAGAAGAGTAATTGGCAAGTCAATTGCAAGTCTCCAAGGTGTGCCTGCTTTCCTAGTTTCAGAACGTTTCCAGATGTCTGGTATTTCGGAGTGTTGAGACAGACATTGAAGGTATGGGTCAGGAATCTAACTCCATTCTCTCCAATGCGTTTCAACATCCTCGTAGCCAAGCCATCTGGGCCAATTGCTGTAGAGCTCTTGGCGGCCTTTATCGTCCGGAGAACATTCTCCTCACTGATGACCATAAGGGGGCTGTCCTGTCTGGGTGCACGGAAGACTCGCCATTGCTTTCTGCTTGCACGATTTACTGTCTGGGGTGCTCGACGAATTAACTGCAGAACATATTCGTTACGCGTGTGTCTTCATTCGGAGGTTGCCACCCAAACTAAATGGAAATGAGGTTTGTTGGCACTGCTGAAAATAcacaatttccataaaaaaaaaaaacaagtatatacggccgtagtttggcaaggccgaatcttatgtaccctccaccatggattacgtagaaagttctactagagactgtcatccacaatcgaattacttgggttgtggtaatacttgccgatgaccTTGCCTTCTTaatacttcttaacatcgtcctctaaattgtaagttagtccatacgtggtacatatatattagacgaaaaaaaaaacagattaatattgttacgtttttatatttaggcgttttttttattacccgacaattaaaacacagttcttttaaataacgacaatctacaatttatttactatgacttcacactttacaattcgttcacactgaagttattcgtttgacgctttaattaagactgactcgcaagcagcatgcgagcgcttttatatatgacggtgtggcaatacgagaacattctggtagcactacaatattctggcaacgccagaacattcttagacaatgctagaaggatctacgaccattaagtaattcgtctggtggctgccaaacacatacacactcacatagatatatgctcgcattactacaacaacaatgacaatagacaatgagatgaaatgagaaagcaaaataacaaagcaaaggggttgttattctatgagagagtaagaactaacatttcgttaagcaaacaaaagaacataaaagaaattcaggaaaataccagaaaatgaatagatgattccaacaagtgatagcgaaactccatcgttacaattttaaattttaaattaacggaaactaatttaaataaacttatatctataattatcaaattcgtaacactgcctcccgcttaagcctgttcgtcccgaacaggcacagaacctgttccgtaaggagccaatcgttccagatgtacaacttccatctttgatctagggctgtcgtccttctgaatccggtatacaacatcattgatcttcttgatgaccttgtatgggccttcccactgtgtttgcagtttaggacacaatcctttctttcgttgcgggttaaatagcagaaccaattcttcttcttggaagccctcagtatttacagcacgatcgtatctcgccttcattctgttgctgaccatttttattttgttgcgcactgattcgtgaacttcaccgaaagtgtttgggatgtcgtttctgttttcttccatggcgagctcattaggtttagcaccgaatatcagatcaccaggcaacttcaactcagttccgaatagaacattggcaggtgttcgagaggtggaatcatgaatggcagatctatacgacagcaaaaactttggtatatgctcgtcccagtccctctggccgttgtccactacttttcgaagatgttcctccagagtgcgattaaacctttctaaagggtgattcttttgaggttaggattttcatgcattagtatttgacagatcacgtgggatttcagacatggtgtcaaagagaacgatgctcagtatgctttgacatttcatcatgaatagacgaacgatctgccacaacgtcgaattttcagtgaatgggccctagaaaagttggcagaaaatccgcttttttatcgacaaattttgttcagcgatgaggctcatttctggttgaatggctacgtaaataagcaaaattgccgcatttggagtgaagagcaaccagaagccgttcaagaactgcccatgcatcccgaaaaatgcactgtttggtgtggtttgtacgctggtggaatcattggaccgtattttttcaaagatgctgttggacgcaacgttacggtgaatggcgatcgctatcgttcgatgctaacaaactttttgttgccaaaaatggaagaactgaacttggttgacatgtggtttcaacaagatggcgctacatgccacacagctcgcgattctatggccattttgagggaaaacttcggagaacaattcatctcaagaaatggaccggtaagttggccaccaagatcatgcgatttgacgcctttagactattttttgtggggctacgtcaagtctaaagtctacagaaataagccagcaactattccagctttggaagacaacatttccgaagaaattcgggctattccggccgaaatgctcgaaaaagttgcccaaaattggactttccgaatggaccacctaagacgcagccgcggtcaacatttaaatgaaattatcttcaaaaagtaaatgtcatggaccaatctaacgtttcaaataaagaaccgatgagattttgcaaattttatgcgttttttttaaaaaaaaagttatcaagctcttaacaaatcaccctttaccatgccatcggattgcggatgtaatggtgtagtcctcgttttcttgataccaagggattcacacatctctttgaatatggccgattcaaaatttcttccctggtctgagtgaatctcggacggcacaccgtagcgacatatccagtttttgttgacaacatccacaatcgtttttgcttcttggtttggaattgcatacacctccggccatttgctgaagtaatccatgaccacaaggacataacggtttccagaatcacttactgggaaagggcctgccacgtccattgctattctttcaaacggggctcctggtctatattcttgcataggacctcgacttttccttgttggacctttcgccttcatgcacttctcgcaattggctacccattcagcaattgatttctggcatccaacccagtagaatcgttgcttcactttctcggcggttttggttattcccagatgacctccactgggaccattatggaactccgccaaaacatctcttattttggaatctggaacgatgatcaaatttcggctgctcttgccatcttcgctttcccatttacgttgcagggatccattgactagaactaaactattccattgagcccagtatgatttcataagtggactttcggctgcgatgtctttcttactgggcttcttgttctcttcctttgccgaaataattttgttcaaaatgggatctttacgctgttctgttggccagtccactccagattcgacgtgtaacagccgaatatcaacaatctcctccttgtgttcagccttcgagcagtgcttgcattctatactgcaaggtcgacgtgacaaagcgtcagcgttaccgtgttttccaccttttctatgctcgacactgaaatcatagctttggagcctctcgatccaacgtgccagttgagcttccggattcttgaattggagcaaccatcgtagagctgagtgatcagtcctgagcaagaagtgttgtccatacaaatatttatgataatgttttacactctctatgacggctagcagctctcgtcgcgttacacagtagttcttttcgggcttggacaacgttcggctgaaatatccgatgaccttctccttgccgtctatctgttgggatagcacacctccaataccatgcgcgctagcatctgtatccaaaacaaatttttcgcccggaataggatacgctagaacaggagctgaacataaaagttcttttaaatgttggaatgaatcctcctgttcgtcgctccactggaacttctgacctttttgcgtcaatttgtggagactagcggcgatgctggcgaagtttgggacgaatcgtcggtaatatgtacataacccaaggaaacttcttaattcgtggagatttcggggtcgtggccaatctctgacagcttggattttgtcttcatcggtggatatgccctctgcagtcacatgatgatccaggtatttaacttcccgctggaaaagggagcatttctttgcgttaaggcgtagaccagcggctgacaattgctggataacgtctttcaagttcttaaggtgctcgtcaaatgttttgcccatcactatgatgtcgtccaagtatatcaagcacgacttccagtgcaaccccttcagtacccgctccatcaatctttcgaaggtagccggagcgttgcagagcccgaacggcattacattgaattgccagagaccgccattaacgccaaaagccgtcttttccttgtctttctcggcgatctctacttgccaatatccactctgcaaatcaagcgtagaaaaccatgttgttccggctagtgtgtc
Encoded here:
- the LOC142240107 gene encoding uncharacterized protein LOC142240107; its protein translation is MVISEENVLRTIKAAKSSTAIGPDGLATRMLKRIGENGVRFLTHTFNVCLNTPKYQTSGNILEAILLPYITEHLMLAEHQHGFHSGKSMTTALCVLTANIAEGLNSKRAHKRSILVALDLSKAFDTVNHNTLRGCYGNHPS